Proteins co-encoded in one Setaria viridis chromosome 9, Setaria_viridis_v4.0, whole genome shotgun sequence genomic window:
- the LOC140221179 gene encoding uncharacterized protein, which produces MSHKPPTFSHSPDSLDADDWLKTVEKMLNITQCSDKEKVLYASGRLEEPAADWWDAYTTTHANANGITWEEFRTSFRSHHIPSRLMKLKKKEFLALKQGNMTLAEYRDKFVQLSRYAPEDVADDEQKQELFLDGLIGPLQ; this is translated from the coding sequence atgagccacaagcccccaACGTTCTCACATTCTCCAGACTCGTTAGATGCTGATGACTGGTTGAAAaccgtggagaagatgctgaataTCACCCAGTGTTCTGACAAggagaaggtcctgtatgcttCAGGACGCCTGGAAGAACCAGCTGCagattggtgggatgcttacaccaCCACTCATGCCAACGCTAATGGCATTACCTGGGAGGAATTCAGGACTAGCTTCAGAAGTCACCACATTCCTTCTAGATTAATGAAGCTCAAaaagaaggagttccttgctcttAAACAGGGTAATATGACACTGGCTGAGTACAGGGACAAGTTTGTCCAGTTGTCCCGATATGCTCCTGAagatgttgctgatgatgagcagaagcaggagctgTTCTTGGATGGTTTGATTGGCCCACTCCAATAA